The DNA segment ACAGAAAGTATCAAACTAAATTATTCACGAACTTATATTTGAAATACAAAATTGCTGAAGGTTTAAACTTCCGTTCATCTGTAGGTGGTGATTATAAAAATACAAGAAACCAACGTTACACAGGTGTAAAAGCAAGTAGAAACGCAGAGAGCGGTACTTCAGCTTTCGATTCTAGAAGTAACCAATTCCATATTGTAACAGAGCAAACGTTAACTTACGATAAGAGATTTGGAACGAAGCACTCATTAAATGCTGTAGCAGGTTTCGCTTTTGAATTCTGGGATAACAACTACAGTGAGGTAGAGGCCAACGGTTATAACTTCGATTATATCAAAACGATCCCAACAACGAACGTTACGGGTGCTGAAACATATGCTAATCAAAAGTCATTAGTATCTTATTTAGGTCGTGTGAATTATGCATATGCTGATAAGTATTTAGTATCAGTTAGTTTCAGAACAGACGGTAGTTCTAAGTTTGGTGAAGACAATAAATTTGGTGTATTCCCAGCAGCTTCAGTGGGTTGGAGAATCAACCAAGAAAACTTCTTAAAAGACAGCAAAGTAATCAGTAACTTGAAAGTAAGAGCAAGTTATGGTGTTACTGGTAACGACGGTGAAGACAGAATCATCGGTAGATATCCTGCAATTGGTCTTGTAGAACCTGTAGGTGCTGTTTTTGATGGAAACATCTACTCTGGATTTAATCAATCGACATTATCGAACCCTCAATTAAGATGGGAAAAATCGGTTGAATTTAACCCAGGTATCGATGTAGGATTCTTACAAGATCGTTTCGGATTTAGTGTAGATTTCTACAAGAGAAATAGCCAAGATCTATTATTGAACAGACCGATTCCTTCAGCAACAGGATTCAGCGATGCAATTGTCAACTTAGGTGAGGTAGAAAACAGAGGTGTTGAAGTGGAAGTACGTACAACAAACGTAGTTTCAGGAGGATTTAAATGGCAAACAACAGCTAACCTTTCATTAAACGAAAATAAGCTGATCAGCATGGCAGGTGCAGATGGATTAATTTCAACAGTTGATCCTAAGCGTCCGGCAGAGTGGATTGCAAAAGAAGGTCACCCTGTATCATCATTCTATGGTTATGTAGTGGAGAAAGAAATTCCTTTAGAGAATATCAAGAATCCATTCTACCCAATCAATGGTCAGTCTCAAGATGTATATGTGAAAGACTTAAATGGTGATGGTATTATTGATCCAGATGATAGAACGATTTTAGGTTCACCTTATCCAAAACTTATCTGGTCAGTAAACAACACAATCAACTACAAGAGCTTCGATTTAAGCTTTATGTTCCAAGGTTCTCATGGTGCGAAAGTAAGAAACATGGATCCTCAGTATGTAAACAATCAGTTTAGCTCGAACCAAGATTATATCACTGACGAGGAAGATCCAAACTTCTTCCAAGACGCAGATAAAGTTCAACAAAGAATCTTTACTGACGATATCGTAATGGATGCTTCTTATATCACATTAAGAAACTTAAATGTTGGTTATACTTTACCAACTGAGCCATTGAAAAAGGTAGGAATTAACTCATTGAGAGTATATGTAGCTGCACAAAACTTAATCTACATTATGGGTAAAGACTATAGAGGTTACAACCCAGAAGGTATTAACCAAGGATTAGATTCACCATTAACTTATGGTTATCAAAGAGGTGCAGCACCAATTCACAGAACATTCTCAGCAGGTTTAAATCTTTCATTCTAGGAACAACATGAAAACAAAAAATATATTAAAGGTCGCAGCAATAGTTTTTGGAGCATGGACATTTACTGCTTGCGAGAGTCAATTGGATTTAAAACCAGTTTCAGCCATCGGTGATAACGGTTTTTACACTAACACTGATGAAGTAGAAGCTGCTGTATTTGCTATCTATGATGGATTACAAAATACAGTTCAAAGAGAATTCGCTCTAACTGAAATGAGGTCTGATAATACGAAGACGAAAAACAGTGAAGGGGAATGGGCACAGTTCGAGAAGATGGATGTATCGCCAACAAATGGTACATTATCTGAATATTGGACAGATTTATACAATGTTGTATTCAGAGCGAACAAAGTAATAGCATCTTTGGATGTTGTCACTGAAGAAGCTACAAAGGCACAGTTCGAAAGTGAAGCTAAATTTGCGAGAGCATTGATGTACTTCAACTTGACAAGAGCATACGGTGAAGTTCCTTTGGTAACAAGAGTAATTGTTCCAGGTGAAGAGGAAGCAACAACAAAAACTGCTACAAATACTGTTTACCAACAAATTGAACAAGATTTGATGGACGCTATTGAAGTATTACCAAGCAGAGGTGACACTAACGAAGGTAGAGCTACAAAAGGTGCAGCACAAGCACTCTTAGCAAAAGTAAAATTAACTACTGGAGATTATGCTGGTGCGAAAACGTTGTTAGAAACAGTAATGAACAGCGGTGACTATGCTTTAGTAGAAAACTACTCAGATGTTTTCTATAGCGAGTTAAACACAGAGATCATCTTTGCTATTCAGTTTATTAATGACAATGCTGTAGAATCACAAGACTTCTCTTATGAGTTTACAAAATTGGGTAGAAGTAGTGGTCTTAACTATGTGACGGCTGATTTCAAAGCCAATGTAGATCCAACGGATACAGAAAGAATGGCTGTTCTTTATAATCCTGAAGATCAGCAAGAAAATGGTAAGTTCTTAACATCATCTGCTGATAACAGATTATGTGGTAATGATTGGATCGTTTTAAGAATGGCTGATGTTTACTTAATGTATGCTGAAGCAATTCTTGCAGGAGAGTCATCGACAACAAATGCAGATGCTGTGAATGCTTACAACATGATTAGAGCAAGAGTAGGTTTATCAACTTTAGCTGCTGGAGAGACACTTACTAAAGATGCTTTATTAGCGGAAAGAAGAGTTGAGTTAGCCTTTGAAAATCATAGATTATTCGATTTAGTTCGATTTGGTGAGGCAGAAAACGTAATGGGAGATTTTGCAGAAGAGAATGGATTTACATTCAACGCGACGAAGCTTTTATTACCCATCCCTCAGAGAGAAATTGATACAAGCTATGGCTTGTTGACACAAAACCCTGGGTACTAATTTACCTGATGGAGTAGTGCATTGGAACTTAAGTTTATTTGATGCACGGGTAAGATTATCTTCCATGCCTACTCCAACTATAAACTTTTCTTTCAATCGACAACAATAAAGACATGAAATCATTTTTGAAATATATTGGAATGGCAAGTGCACTAGGCATGACCTTGTTTGCTTGTACAGAAGAATTACCAGGTGTGGGTTCTATTCCAGATTTAACACCACCATCTGCAGACTTTTCTTATAAAGCTACTCAAGAAGATTATAGAGAAGTAGCATTTACAAATACATCTATCTCTGCGGGTATTTTCGAATGGAATTTTGGCGACGGAGGTACATCCGATGAAAAAGATCCAGTACATATGTTCCCAGGAGAAGGCGAATATGATGTGGTGCTTAAAGTAAAAGATGGCAATGATTTATCTTCAGATACAACGATCACAGTAGCAATTGTAGATGAGTTTGTACCTGAATTTCAATGTAACAGTTTTGAGTGTGACGACCGCAGTGTGTGGGGCAGTTTCTCAGGATCAGGGTCACCAACTCCTCCAGATCAGGACACTGGAGCGAAAATAGGTAATGATGGTCAGTATTTAGATCAGACTATCAAAGTAACTGGAGGTGTTACATACAATGTAAGTTTCCATTATGTAAGTAAGGCAGGTGGAACAAGTGCAGGTGAATTATTAATGGAGGATCCAGATAACGGAATTACGTTTGTGGACGAGTCGCTTCCTCTAACAGAAAATTCATCAGAATATGTATATACAAGCTATGTGATCGAAACAGCTAGTAATACTACTCAATTGCGTTTCAGCATGAACTTCGGTGATGTTGAAACAAGATATGATCTTGTAGAAATCAAAAAAGTAGACTAACACTAATTACACCCGGCTTTTGGTCGGGTGTCTTAGACAAACTGACAAACAAACAACTTATTCACTCACATCAACCTTTGAAAAGATAGTTATGAAAAACATCTATTTTATATGGATCAAAAACATAATAGCACTGTCTTTTGTAGTGTATTCATCTAAATCACTTGGACAAGTGATCGTAAGTGATGCCGCTACATTGGAAGAGCAAATTGCGTCGGCCACTGCCGGTGATACTATCCTGATGAAAAATGGTATTTGGAAGGACCTAGAAGTGAAATTTACAGGAGAGGGGACGGTAGAAAAACCTATTATTCTAAAAGCACAAACAAACGGAAAAGTAATTATAGAAGGACAGTCTTACATCGGAATTTCAGGGAAATATCTTGTTGTAGAAGGTCTTACATTTAAGAATGGATATACGCCTACGAATGCCGTAATTAGTTACAGAACAAGCAGTAAAGATTTTGCTTACCACTGTAGAGTAACGCAATGTCTTATTGAAAACTTCAGTAATCCAGAACGATACGAGGCAGACAAGTGGGTAGAAATGTACGGTAAGGATAATCGTTTTGATCATAATGCTCTTATCGATAAAAGAAATAAAGGAGTAACGTTTACGGTTCGATTAAATAATGAAGAAAGTAGAGAGAACAATCACATTATTGAATATAACTACTTTGGTAAACGCCAAAACCTTGGCTCAAATGGAGGAGAAACATTAAGAATAGGCACTAGTCATTATTCAAGAACAAATTCCAACTCAATCGTTAGAAAAAATTATTTTGAGTCTTGCGATGGAGAGTTAGAAATCATCTCTAATAAATCATGTGGTAATACATACCAAGACAATGTATTTGATGCTTGTAAGGGGACTTTAACCATGAGACATGGAGAACGAACTTTAGTAGAAAACAACTACTTCTTAGGAAAAAGAAAGCACAATACTGGAGGTATTCGAGTAATCAATGAAAGACAAACAGTCAAAAATAACTATATCAGCGGACTAACAGGATACCGATTTAGAGGGGCTTTGGTGGTGATGAATGGTGTACCGAATTCTCCGCTCAATAGATATAATCAGGTAGATGGAGCTGTAATTAGCAATAACTTGATTCTTAACAGCGACCACGTTCAATTATGTGCAGGAAGTGATACCGAAAGATCTGCAACGCCGATTAACTCTACGATGTCCGATAATATTTTCATGACAAATACAAACCCTAGCTTATTTACGGTTTATGATGATATTTCGGGAATTCAATTTGAAGGGAATTTTGTAAATAAAGAAGAAAATGTTCCTGTAGAAAATGGTTTTAAAAGTATAGATTATCAGTTGACAAAAAACAGTAATGGTTTACTTTCAGCAAGTAAAAAATTACTTAAGAAAATAGGGTTTAAAGGTGATGTTGAATTACCAGTGTCAAGAGAGGAAGTAGGGCCAGCGTTTTACGACAAAGACACTAAAGTGATAGGTTTAAACGAAGGAAAGGAAATCCATGTTCAACCTGGAATCAATACAATTATTGAGGCACTTGAAATGGCTAATCCTGGAGATATCCTTTTATTAGAAGGGAATGAGGAATATGTTTTAACGAAGACAGCTTATATACATTTTCCTGTGACATTAAAAGGTGAAGGCAAGGCAACAATCTTATCAGAAAAATCTGTAGCCTTTCAATTAGAGAATGAGGCAGATTTAGAGCTTAATCATTTAGTGATTGATGCTAAAAATGCACCAGACCAATCTGGAAATTGTATTGTTAGTACAAGCAGGTATTCGATGAACGACAATTATATCTTTAAGACTTTGGACTGTGAAATTCGTAACCTTAACATTAATCACACTTTCAATTTTTTGAAAATATATCCATCGACAATGGCTGATACTGTTTTGATTGAAAATTCACAATTTGATCAAGTAACAGGTTCGATTCTTGCATTAGATAAAGAGGTAGATGACCTAGGAATGTACAACGCAGAATATGTGATCATTCAACAATCTTCATTCAAGAATATAGACAACACAATTGCCGACGTTTATAGAGGTGGTACTGATGAAAGTACATTTGGCCCTAACGTTGAAGTACTCGATTGCACTTTTGAAAATGTAGGTCATAGTAAAAGAAATAAAGAACAATCTTCACTGACATTTCATGGTGTTCAGAAACTGGAAATCGATGAATGTCATTGGGTAAAAAGTGCTCCATTAAAGTTATTCCTGACGAATGGTGAGCCAATATCAGAAATTAAAAATTGTACTTTTCAAGAGACGGACAAAGTAGTAGCAAACTCTGATAAATACAGTTTCGAAAACATTAAAATGATCAATAAATAATGTTGATAAGAAAATATACGATACTTGTTTATTTACTAATAGTTAGTTTTTCACCTCTTTTTGGTCAGCATCAATTGACGTTGACCAATGAGGAGGAAAAGGAAATTAAGCAAGGAGAAACGGTAGAACTATTTAGTAATTCTGTAAAAGCAGCTGAGAAAAAATTGGCTCCTTATTTAGAGAAAGGTGTAGACGTTCCAACTCCAAAAGATTTGGCAGGTGGATACACACATAGTCAGCATAAGAAGAACTATTTTCTAATGCAGAAGGCAGGGGTATTGTTTCAAATTACTGGAAACGAAGCGTACGCAGAATTCATTAAAAATACTTTGGAGAAGTACAGTGCCCAATATAAAAACTGGGACAGACACCCTTCGAAGAAATCATATGCAAGAGGGAAAATATTCTGGCAATGTTTAAATGATGCCAATTGGTTAGTATATACATCACAGGCCTATGGAAGTATCTACTCTTGGTTAAGTCCAAAAGAAAGAAAAAAGCTAAACAATGAGTTATTTAGACCAATGGCTGATTTCTTATCCGTAGAAACACCTCGATTTTTTAATCGCCTACATAATCACAGTACTTGGGCTAATGCAGGTGTAGGTATGATTGGCCTTGTGATGGAAGACGAGGACTTGGTACAAAAGGCTTTGTATGGATTACCGATCACTGACGAAAAGGTAAAAGATAATGATGGTGGAAGTATCACAAAGGAAGGACAAAAAGAAGCGGGTTTTCTTGCTCAAATAGATCACTCATTCTCTCCTGACGGATACTATACGGAAGGACCGTATTATCAACGTTATGCGATGTATCCATTTTTAATCTTCGCTTTAGCGTTGGAAAATCAGCAACCATCATTAGAAATTTTTAAATATAGAGAGGGCGTATTGTTAAAGGCAGTAGATGCACTTTTACAACAAACGAATGCTTCTGGAGAGTTTTTCCCTTTAAATGATGCCCAAAAAGGGATGTCGTATTACTCTAGAGAATTACAACTATCGCTGGCATTAGGGTATTACTATGGCAAACAAGACAAGGGATTACTTGGTCTAATCAAAGAACAACAAAGAGTACCTCTAAATTATGCAGGGTACATTGCAGCTAGAGATATAAATAAAGGCCTTGCACAACCATTCAAAAAGCACAGTATTTATTTCAGTGATGGACCGAAAGGGGATAAAGGAGGAATTGGTGTACTAAGAAGTGATGAGGTGGAGTTGATTATGAAATTCTCTCAACATGGAATGGGACATGGTCATTTCGATAGATTATCATACAGTCTAAATTTTGGTAAGGAAGAAGTCTTACAGGATTATGGCGCTGCAAGATATGTCAATATCCATCAGAAAGATGGAGGTGGGTATTTGAAAGAAAATAAAACATGGGCAAAACAAACTATTGCTCACAATACTGTGGTCGTAGGTAAAAGATCACAATTTAAAGGCAACGTTAAAAAAGCTGACAGTATTTCTCCAGAAGAATATATTTTCTCTACTGATAAGGAGAATGTACAAGTAGTAAGTGCTAAAGAAAGCAACGCTTACCAAGAAGTAGACTTACATAGGACATTGGTTTTAATAAAAGACTCAAGCTTTGAGAATCCATTGGTGTTAGATTTATTCAATGTACAATTAGATACTGCACAGCTCTTACAATTACCTTATCATTACCACGGTCAACTTATGTTTTCATCAGTTGATTTACAGAGAGCAACTACTTTAAAACCTTTGGGTGAAAAAGATGGGTATCAACATTTATGGAATGTTGCTGAAGGAGAGGTAAAAGGAGCGTTTAATCAGATCAATTGGTTTGATAAACACAGATTTTACACTCTGAATATGGCAACTACAGAAGGGGAAAGTATCACTTTGGCCGAACTTGGAGCTAATGATCCTCACTTTAATTTGAGAAGAGACCCTTCTATTATCCTTAATAAACAAGGTCAAAAGGGAGACAACTGGATGGTCTCAATTTTGGAAACACATGGTAGTTATTCTACCGTTACTGAAGCGTCGAAAAACACTTACAGTACAATCAAAGATGTATTCATTTCATTTCAAAATAACGAATATATAACAGTTAACTTCACTAACAAACAAAATGAAGAATGGACCTTCATACTTTCAACTGTGGACAATTCAGATGTTAAAGAACATCAACTTTCTTTGAAGGATAGAGTGATTAAATGGGACGGTCCATTCGTCCTGTTTAAAAATGAAATTGATCAGTAAAACAATACAATAAAGCTAATATGGCAACAGAATTTAAAGTAACAGAAGAAGAACGCTTAGAAAAAGCAACTTCATCATCTACTTTTCAAGTTAAAGGACTTAGATGGTGGATTATTGGATTGGTCTGTCTGGCGACAATTATTAACTACATCGATAGGTCTGCAATGGCCATTATGTGGCCAAGTATCGCCGAGGATCTTAATATGAGTAAGAATGATTATGCAATGATCTTAAATGTTTTCATGATTGCTTACGCTATAGGTCAGTCAGTATCAGGAAAAATGTTTGATAAGATCGGAACAAAGCTTGGTTTTGTGATTTCAATCTCTGTTTGGGGTGTAGCAACTATGCTTCATGCAGTAGCAAAAGGAGTGTTCTCATTTGCAGGTTTCAGAATTATGCTAGGTATGGGTGAAGCCGGAAACTGGCCAGGAGCAGTAAAGAATAATGCAGAGTGGTTCCCAGTTAAAGAAAGAGCTTTAGCACAAGGTATTTTTAACTCAGGAGCAGCATTAGGTTCTGTTGTTGCCCCTCCGCTTATTGCCATTCTTTGGGCCACTTTTGGATGGGAAAAAACCTTTATGATTGTAGGTGTCTTGGGT comes from the Flammeovirga agarivorans genome and includes:
- a CDS encoding SusC/RagA family TonB-linked outer membrane protein: MNNIKLLLSTFTLLLFLCIPNAYAQETHLVKGKVVNQDNFPLPGVSIVIKDAERSKGTISDFDGNFSLMVKPTDVLVFSFIGCKTQEVSVNNATELNISLLEEASQLDEIVVVGYGAVQKSHLTGAVSKVSNDNLDQIPLARVDDALAGQVSGVNIQMTNPAAGEAPTIRVRGVGSITSFPNPLIVVDGIVVDQDYLASLDMNDVESIEVLKDASSAAIYGSRGSNGVILITNKSGKEGKAKFNYNGYFGIKSVPKNDVLKTVGEWTSFVTENNEGELTDRMKYIQQLGTETAWDDVVMDGGTIQSHSLSARGGSEKTKYSASGNYLKDEGVLLTDSYERINFRLKVDTKVNDRLSFGMNLNPSYSNQRRFPIGLHDAIRQSPWLPEYLDENSIKYVNRLREEGRWADAKVGDYAMERMFDDYDLDNGMPIETGGTDISTTSNVSPISKILEREYRKYQTKLFTNLYLKYKIAEGLNFRSSVGGDYKNTRNQRYTGVKASRNAESGTSAFDSRSNQFHIVTEQTLTYDKRFGTKHSLNAVAGFAFEFWDNNYSEVEANGYNFDYIKTIPTTNVTGAETYANQKSLVSYLGRVNYAYADKYLVSVSFRTDGSSKFGEDNKFGVFPAASVGWRINQENFLKDSKVISNLKVRASYGVTGNDGEDRIIGRYPAIGLVEPVGAVFDGNIYSGFNQSTLSNPQLRWEKSVEFNPGIDVGFLQDRFGFSVDFYKRNSQDLLLNRPIPSATGFSDAIVNLGEVENRGVEVEVRTTNVVSGGFKWQTTANLSLNENKLISMAGADGLISTVDPKRPAEWIAKEGHPVSSFYGYVVEKEIPLENIKNPFYPINGQSQDVYVKDLNGDGIIDPDDRTILGSPYPKLIWSVNNTINYKSFDLSFMFQGSHGAKVRNMDPQYVNNQFSSNQDYITDEEDPNFFQDADKVQQRIFTDDIVMDASYITLRNLNVGYTLPTEPLKKVGINSLRVYVAAQNLIYIMGKDYRGYNPEGINQGLDSPLTYGYQRGAAPIHRTFSAGLNLSF
- a CDS encoding RagB/SusD family nutrient uptake outer membrane protein, with the translated sequence MKTKNILKVAAIVFGAWTFTACESQLDLKPVSAIGDNGFYTNTDEVEAAVFAIYDGLQNTVQREFALTEMRSDNTKTKNSEGEWAQFEKMDVSPTNGTLSEYWTDLYNVVFRANKVIASLDVVTEEATKAQFESEAKFARALMYFNLTRAYGEVPLVTRVIVPGEEEATTKTATNTVYQQIEQDLMDAIEVLPSRGDTNEGRATKGAAQALLAKVKLTTGDYAGAKTLLETVMNSGDYALVENYSDVFYSELNTEIIFAIQFINDNAVESQDFSYEFTKLGRSSGLNYVTADFKANVDPTDTERMAVLYNPEDQQENGKFLTSSADNRLCGNDWIVLRMADVYLMYAEAILAGESSTTNADAVNAYNMIRARVGLSTLAAGETLTKDALLAERRVELAFENHRLFDLVRFGEAENVMGDFAEENGFTFNATKLLLPIPQREIDTSYGLLTQNPGY
- a CDS encoding PKD domain-containing protein, with translation MKSFLKYIGMASALGMTLFACTEELPGVGSIPDLTPPSADFSYKATQEDYREVAFTNTSISAGIFEWNFGDGGTSDEKDPVHMFPGEGEYDVVLKVKDGNDLSSDTTITVAIVDEFVPEFQCNSFECDDRSVWGSFSGSGSPTPPDQDTGAKIGNDGQYLDQTIKVTGGVTYNVSFHYVSKAGGTSAGELLMEDPDNGITFVDESLPLTENSSEYVYTSYVIETASNTTQLRFSMNFGDVETRYDLVEIKKVD
- a CDS encoding polysaccharide lyase 6 family protein gives rise to the protein MKNIYFIWIKNIIALSFVVYSSKSLGQVIVSDAATLEEQIASATAGDTILMKNGIWKDLEVKFTGEGTVEKPIILKAQTNGKVIIEGQSYIGISGKYLVVEGLTFKNGYTPTNAVISYRTSSKDFAYHCRVTQCLIENFSNPERYEADKWVEMYGKDNRFDHNALIDKRNKGVTFTVRLNNEESRENNHIIEYNYFGKRQNLGSNGGETLRIGTSHYSRTNSNSIVRKNYFESCDGELEIISNKSCGNTYQDNVFDACKGTLTMRHGERTLVENNYFLGKRKHNTGGIRVINERQTVKNNYISGLTGYRFRGALVVMNGVPNSPLNRYNQVDGAVISNNLILNSDHVQLCAGSDTERSATPINSTMSDNIFMTNTNPSLFTVYDDISGIQFEGNFVNKEENVPVENGFKSIDYQLTKNSNGLLSASKKLLKKIGFKGDVELPVSREEVGPAFYDKDTKVIGLNEGKEIHVQPGINTIIEALEMANPGDILLLEGNEEYVLTKTAYIHFPVTLKGEGKATILSEKSVAFQLENEADLELNHLVIDAKNAPDQSGNCIVSTSRYSMNDNYIFKTLDCEIRNLNINHTFNFLKIYPSTMADTVLIENSQFDQVTGSILALDKEVDDLGMYNAEYVIIQQSSFKNIDNTIADVYRGGTDESTFGPNVEVLDCTFENVGHSKRNKEQSSLTFHGVQKLEIDECHWVKSAPLKLFLTNGEPISEIKNCTFQETDKVVANSDKYSFENIKMINK
- a CDS encoding alginate lyase family protein; the encoded protein is MLIRKYTILVYLLIVSFSPLFGQHQLTLTNEEEKEIKQGETVELFSNSVKAAEKKLAPYLEKGVDVPTPKDLAGGYTHSQHKKNYFLMQKAGVLFQITGNEAYAEFIKNTLEKYSAQYKNWDRHPSKKSYARGKIFWQCLNDANWLVYTSQAYGSIYSWLSPKERKKLNNELFRPMADFLSVETPRFFNRLHNHSTWANAGVGMIGLVMEDEDLVQKALYGLPITDEKVKDNDGGSITKEGQKEAGFLAQIDHSFSPDGYYTEGPYYQRYAMYPFLIFALALENQQPSLEIFKYREGVLLKAVDALLQQTNASGEFFPLNDAQKGMSYYSRELQLSLALGYYYGKQDKGLLGLIKEQQRVPLNYAGYIAARDINKGLAQPFKKHSIYFSDGPKGDKGGIGVLRSDEVELIMKFSQHGMGHGHFDRLSYSLNFGKEEVLQDYGAARYVNIHQKDGGGYLKENKTWAKQTIAHNTVVVGKRSQFKGNVKKADSISPEEYIFSTDKENVQVVSAKESNAYQEVDLHRTLVLIKDSSFENPLVLDLFNVQLDTAQLLQLPYHYHGQLMFSSVDLQRATTLKPLGEKDGYQHLWNVAEGEVKGAFNQINWFDKHRFYTLNMATTEGESITLAELGANDPHFNLRRDPSIILNKQGQKGDNWMVSILETHGSYSTVTEASKNTYSTIKDVFISFQNNEYITVNFTNKQNEEWTFILSTVDNSDVKEHQLSLKDRVIKWDGPFVLFKNEIDQ